One Vicinamibacterales bacterium genomic region harbors:
- the ahcY gene encoding adenosylhomocysteinase: MATVVETHPFDAAVKVGREPHKVKDLGLADFGRKEIRLAEHEMPGLMALRRRYAAAKPLAGARVMGSLHMTVQTAVLIETLTELGADVRWVSCNIFSTQDHAAAAVVVGRPETGGTPANPKGTPVFAWKGETLEEYWWCTSESLMWPDGSGPTQIVDDGGDATLLLHKGVEYEKAGKVPAFDADKEPEEWGVILELLRQELKASPQRWTKVAADMKGVSEETTTGVHRLYEMMKAGTLLFPAINVNDSVTKSKFDNIYGCRHSLIDGLNRATDVMMGGKVAVVVGFGEVGKGCAQALRGQGCRVIVAEIDPICALQAAMEGYEVKPVGDVVETADIFVTATGNLNIITVDMMAKMKHNAIIGNIGHFDNEIDMAGLKKRGIERIEIKPQYDEFRFPSGRSVLILAEGRLLNLGCATGHPSFVMSASFTNQVIAQLELHQHNAKYEKKVYILPKHLDEEVARLHLDHLGVKLTTLTPEQAAYIGVPVEGPYKAEHYRY, encoded by the coding sequence ATGGCGACAGTTGTTGAAACGCATCCGTTCGACGCCGCGGTGAAGGTTGGCCGCGAGCCGCACAAGGTCAAGGATCTCGGCCTTGCCGACTTCGGTCGCAAGGAGATCCGTCTTGCCGAGCACGAAATGCCCGGCCTGATGGCGCTCCGCCGGCGTTACGCCGCGGCGAAGCCGCTCGCCGGCGCGAGGGTCATGGGCTCGCTGCACATGACTGTTCAGACCGCCGTGCTGATCGAGACGCTCACCGAGCTTGGCGCGGACGTGCGTTGGGTGTCGTGCAACATCTTTTCGACCCAGGATCACGCCGCCGCGGCTGTCGTGGTCGGCCGCCCGGAGACCGGCGGCACGCCGGCGAATCCCAAGGGCACCCCGGTCTTCGCCTGGAAGGGGGAGACGCTCGAGGAATACTGGTGGTGCACGAGCGAGTCGCTGATGTGGCCCGACGGATCCGGCCCGACCCAGATCGTCGACGACGGCGGCGACGCGACGCTGCTCCTGCACAAGGGGGTCGAGTACGAGAAGGCCGGCAAGGTGCCGGCGTTCGACGCCGACAAGGAGCCCGAAGAATGGGGCGTCATCCTGGAGCTGCTGCGCCAGGAGCTGAAGGCGAGCCCACAGCGATGGACCAAGGTCGCGGCTGACATGAAGGGCGTCTCGGAAGAGACGACCACCGGCGTGCATCGCCTCTACGAGATGATGAAGGCCGGCACGCTGCTGTTCCCGGCGATCAACGTCAACGACTCGGTGACCAAGAGCAAGTTCGACAACATTTACGGCTGCCGCCACTCGCTCATCGACGGTCTCAACCGCGCCACCGACGTCATGATGGGCGGCAAGGTCGCCGTCGTCGTCGGCTTCGGTGAGGTCGGCAAGGGCTGTGCGCAGGCGCTGCGCGGGCAGGGCTGCCGCGTGATCGTCGCCGAGATCGACCCGATCTGTGCGCTGCAGGCGGCGATGGAAGGCTACGAAGTCAAGCCGGTCGGCGACGTCGTCGAGACCGCCGACATCTTTGTCACGGCGACCGGCAACCTGAACATCATCACCGTCGACATGATGGCGAAGATGAAGCACAACGCGATCATCGGCAACATCGGTCACTTCGACAACGAGATCGACATGGCCGGGCTGAAGAAGCGCGGCATCGAGCGGATCGAGATCAAGCCGCAGTACGACGAGTTCCGCTTCCCGAGCGGCAGGAGCGTGCTGATCCTCGCAGAGGGGCGCCTGCTGAATCTCGGCTGCGCGACCGGTCACCCCAGCTTCGTGATGTCGGCGTCGTTCACCAATCAGGTGATTGCGCAGCTCGAGCTGCACCAGCACAACGCGAAGTACGAGAAGAAGGTCTACATCCTGCCGAAGCACCTCGACGAAGAGGTCGCGCGGCTGCACCTCGATCACCTCGGCGTGAAGCTGACCACGCTGACCCCTGAACAGGCCGCCTACATCGGCGTCCCGGTCGAGGGGCCGTACAAGGCCGAGCACTATCGGTACTGA
- a CDS encoding DUF2934 domain-containing protein has product MPSRGAPATVREYDNCSSVDHRGRIAMRAYELFLARGGADGRDFDDWLAAERELTGGAGLGSRGDAGK; this is encoded by the coding sequence CCAGGGGTGCGCCCGCGACCGTCCGCGAATACGACAACTGTAGCAGCGTCGACCATCGCGGGCGGATCGCGATGCGGGCCTATGAGCTGTTCCTGGCGCGCGGCGGCGCCGACGGGAGAGACTTCGACGACTGGCTGGCCGCCGAGCGCGAGCTCACGGGTGGCGCCGGGCTCGGGTCGAGGGGGGACGCAGGGAAGTGA
- a CDS encoding metalloregulator ArsR/SmtB family transcription factor has translation MNTPAIFDDLTTLADATRGRMLLVLERQELTVSELCTILQLPQSTVSRHLKTLSDAAWVSSRRDGTSRYYTLALDGRLRHGSGANERAASTRRLWALLRDQIATTPGADQDGRRLKGVLARRQTKSEEFFASAAGQWDRLRRELFGSASALQALPALLDRTWTVGDLGCGTGETSAALAPFVARALAVDRSGDMLQAARRRLRDLPNVDVRRGDLEALPIGDAELDAAVMILVLHHVPDPAAALSEAARTLKPGGRLVVCDMLPHDREDYKQQMGHVWLGFGGDQFGRLLGGAGFDDVRIVPMPVDPQAKGPALFVASALKK, from the coding sequence ATGAATACCCCCGCCATCTTCGACGATTTGACGACGCTGGCCGATGCGACGCGGGGGCGCATGCTGCTGGTGCTCGAGCGCCAGGAGTTGACGGTGTCTGAGCTCTGCACGATCCTGCAGTTGCCGCAGTCGACCGTCAGCCGCCATCTGAAGACGTTGTCCGATGCGGCCTGGGTTTCGTCGCGGCGCGACGGCACCAGCCGCTACTACACACTGGCGCTCGACGGTCGTCTGCGCCACGGCTCTGGCGCCAACGAGCGGGCCGCGTCCACGCGTCGGCTCTGGGCGCTGCTTCGCGACCAGATTGCGACCACGCCTGGTGCCGATCAGGATGGCCGCCGGCTGAAGGGGGTGCTGGCGCGCCGGCAGACGAAGTCGGAGGAGTTCTTCGCGTCGGCAGCCGGCCAGTGGGATCGGCTGCGGCGCGAGCTGTTTGGGAGCGCCTCGGCGTTGCAGGCGCTGCCAGCGCTGCTCGATCGAACATGGACGGTCGGCGATCTCGGGTGCGGCACCGGCGAAACGAGCGCGGCGCTGGCCCCGTTCGTCGCGCGCGCGCTGGCGGTCGATCGCAGCGGCGACATGCTGCAGGCGGCGCGGCGGCGGCTTCGCGATCTGCCGAACGTCGACGTCCGCCGCGGCGATCTCGAGGCGCTGCCGATTGGCGATGCCGAGCTGGATGCCGCCGTGATGATTCTGGTGCTGCACCACGTGCCGGATCCGGCCGCGGCGCTGAGCGAGGCGGCGCGAACACTGAAACCCGGCGGCCGTCTCGTCGTGTGCGACATGCTGCCGCACGATCGCGAGGACTACAAGCAGCAGATGGGGCACGTCTGGCTCGGGTTCGGCGGCGACCAGTTCGGACGGCTGCTCGGCGGCGCGGGATTCGATGACGTCCGGATCGTGCCGATGCCGGTCGATCCGCAGGCAAAAGGGCCGGCGCTTTTCGTCGCGTCGGCGCTGAAGAAATAG
- a CDS encoding SRPBCC family protein, with protein MNMDLVFPEDDADVVARSGRNISGLEKWVSIAAGTGLALYGLSRLRGNGWLLAGAGGLLLRRGITAHCDVYEAFGVNTAVSPQNTRASLGGPRGINVLESVTIHRSLEELYRFWRNLENLPQFMRHLASVDKITDTISHWRARGPASMVVEWDAEIYNEVANKLIAWRSLEGADVVSAGSVNFARTANGMGTRVTVHLQYSPPLGKLGAAVAKIFGADAASEIREDLQRFKQMVESGQKA; from the coding sequence ATGAACATGGACCTGGTCTTTCCCGAGGACGACGCGGACGTCGTGGCCCGCTCCGGCCGCAACATCAGCGGTCTCGAGAAGTGGGTGTCGATCGCCGCCGGAACCGGACTCGCGCTGTACGGCCTGTCGCGTCTCAGGGGCAACGGCTGGCTCCTGGCGGGGGCCGGCGGCCTGCTGCTCCGCCGCGGCATCACCGCGCACTGCGACGTCTACGAGGCCTTCGGCGTCAACACCGCCGTCAGCCCGCAGAACACGCGCGCCTCCCTCGGCGGGCCGCGTGGCATCAACGTGCTCGAGAGCGTCACCATCCACCGCTCGCTGGAGGAGTTGTACCGGTTCTGGCGCAACCTCGAGAACCTGCCGCAGTTCATGCGCCATCTCGCCTCGGTCGACAAGATCACCGACACGATTTCGCACTGGCGCGCCCGCGGCCCGGCCAGCATGGTCGTCGAGTGGGACGCCGAGATCTACAACGAAGTCGCCAACAAGCTGATCGCGTGGCGCTCGCTCGAAGGCGCCGACGTCGTCAGCGCGGGATCGGTCAACTTTGCCCGCACGGCCAATGGAATGGGGACGCGTGTCACCGTCCACCTGCAGTACAGCCCGCCGCTCGGCAAGCTGGGGGCGGCCGTCGCGAAGATCTTCGGGGCCGACGCCGCGAGCGAAATCCGCGAGGATCTCCAGCGCTTCAAGCAGATGGTCGAGAGCGGACAGAAGGCCTGA
- a CDS encoding SDR family oxidoreductase: MKRRTSLIASAAGLGAAWLAMRLARARLAISFDDRVVVITGGSRGLGLEIARRLADEGAHLALLARDAGELDRARDELTGRGRGSVATFQCDVRRRSDVRAAVDAILDRFRRVDALINDAGIIQVGPLEHMTEEDFENAMATHFWGPLHMMLELLPSMRHQCFGRIVNIASIGGKVAVPHLAPYSASKFALTGLSDAVRAEVARYGIRVTTVAPGLMRTGSPINAQFKGRHDAEFTWFRAASSVPGLTIGAARAAARIVEACRHGDPALTLTAPAALLAVGNTVAPASVARAMMVVSRLLPEATSDPEGNRVRCGRDTLAARSTPSIAAALTDRAAAANNEA; encoded by the coding sequence GTGAAGAGACGGACATCCCTGATCGCCAGCGCCGCAGGGCTCGGCGCCGCATGGCTGGCGATGCGCCTGGCGCGCGCGCGCCTCGCCATCTCGTTCGACGACCGCGTGGTGGTGATCACCGGCGGATCGCGGGGGCTCGGGCTCGAAATCGCCCGCCGGCTGGCCGACGAAGGAGCGCATCTGGCGCTGCTGGCGCGCGACGCCGGAGAACTCGATCGCGCGCGCGACGAATTGACGGGGCGCGGCCGCGGTTCGGTCGCGACCTTCCAATGCGATGTGCGCCGTCGCAGCGACGTTCGCGCCGCCGTCGACGCGATCCTCGATCGATTCCGACGCGTCGATGCGCTGATCAACGACGCCGGCATCATCCAGGTCGGTCCCCTCGAGCACATGACCGAGGAGGATTTCGAGAACGCGATGGCGACGCATTTCTGGGGTCCGCTGCACATGATGCTGGAGCTGCTGCCCTCGATGCGCCACCAGTGCTTCGGCCGCATCGTCAACATCGCGTCGATCGGCGGGAAGGTGGCGGTGCCGCACCTGGCGCCGTACTCCGCGAGCAAGTTCGCGCTGACCGGTCTGTCGGATGCGGTGCGCGCCGAAGTCGCCCGCTATGGCATCCGCGTGACGACGGTAGCGCCGGGCCTGATGCGCACCGGCTCCCCGATCAACGCACAGTTCAAGGGTCGGCACGACGCCGAGTTCACCTGGTTCAGGGCGGCGAGCTCGGTGCCGGGACTGACGATCGGCGCCGCGCGTGCGGCCGCGCGCATCGTCGAGGCGTGCCGGCACGGCGACCCGGCGCTGACGCTCACGGCGCCGGCGGCGCTGCTCGCGGTCGGCAATACGGTGGCGCCCGCCTCCGTCGCGCGCGCGATGATGGTGGTGTCGAGGCTGCTGCCGGAAGCCACGTCCGATCCCGAGGGCAACCGCGTCCGCTGCGGTCGCGACACGCTGGCTGCCCGCTCGACGCCGTCCATCGCGGCGGCGCTCACCGATCGCGCCGCGGCCGCCAACAACGAGGCGTGA
- a CDS encoding response regulator translates to MSGARQYPFLLIADDDRDTRELYRACFDTSGYRTAEAGTGSQAIVSAVEIVPDVLLTDYVLPDVDGITVARRLKADPRTAGISIVMVSGYATPHVEREAIQAGVDRVLLKPCLPVAVLREVSRAMARAGSRATIGPLRSIDASASVRVREEFAALPGLSLTAEQARLVFDLDRDACDSILIALVTEGFLARTPHGAFKRPC, encoded by the coding sequence GTGAGCGGGGCGCGTCAATACCCGTTCCTCCTTATCGCCGACGACGACCGCGACACGCGCGAGCTGTATCGCGCGTGTTTCGACACGAGCGGCTATCGGACCGCCGAAGCCGGGACCGGCTCGCAGGCGATCGTCTCCGCCGTCGAGATCGTTCCCGACGTCCTCCTGACTGACTACGTGCTTCCCGATGTCGATGGCATCACGGTCGCCCGCCGGCTCAAGGCCGATCCGCGCACCGCTGGCATCAGCATCGTCATGGTCAGCGGCTACGCCACTCCCCACGTCGAGCGCGAGGCGATTCAGGCCGGGGTCGACCGCGTGCTGCTCAAGCCGTGCCTACCGGTGGCGGTGCTTCGGGAAGTGTCGCGCGCGATGGCACGGGCGGGGAGCCGCGCGACGATCGGGCCGCTGAGGTCCATCGATGCGTCCGCCTCCGTGCGGGTGCGCGAGGAGTTCGCCGCGCTGCCAGGTCTGTCACTCACGGCCGAGCAGGCGCGGCTGGTGTTCGACCTTGACCGCGACGCGTGCGACAGCATCCTGATCGCGCTGGTGACGGAGGGCTTCCTGGCCCGCACCCCGCACGGTGCGTTCAAGCGCCCCTGCTAG